A single Cannabis sativa cultivar Pink pepper isolate KNU-18-1 chromosome 7, ASM2916894v1, whole genome shotgun sequence DNA region contains:
- the LOC115697451 gene encoding ras-related protein RABA1b, producing the protein MAGYRADDDYDYLFKVVLIGDSGVGKSNLLSRFTKNEFNLESKSTIGVEFATRTLNVDGKVIKAQIWDTAGQERYRAITSAYYRGAVGALLVYDVTRHATFENVDRWLKELRNHTDSNIVVMLVGNKSDLRHLVAVSTEDGKSYAEKESLYFMETSALEATNVENAFAEVLTQIYHIVSKKAVEGGENGTDAAVPGKGEKINIKDDVSALKRVGCCSS; encoded by the exons ATGGCTGGATACAGAGCTGATGATGATTATGATTATCTTTTCAAGGTTGTTCTGATTGGAGATTCAGGTGTTGGTAAATCCAATCTACTCTCAAGGTTCACCAAGAACGAGTTCAATCTCGAGTCTAAGTCCACCATTGGGGTTGAGTTCGCTACAAGAACTTTAAATGTTGATGGGAAAGTAATCAAAGCTCAGATTTGGGACACTGCTGGTCAAGAAAG GTATCGGGCCATTACTAGCGCTTACTACCGTGGGGCGGTGGGAGCACTCCTCGTGTATGATGTCACTCGTCATGCAACCTTCGAGAATGTTGATAGATGGTTGAAAGAATTGAGGAACCACACAGATTCCAACATCGTTGTAATGCTCGTGGGAAACAAATCAGATCTTCGCCACCTAGTAGCCGTATCAACAGAAGATGGGAAATCATACGCCGAGAAAGAGTCACTCTACTTCATGGAAACTTCAGCACTGGAAGCAACCAATGTCGAAAATGCATTCGCTGAAGTCTTGACTCAAATCTACCACATTGTGAGCAAGAAGGCGGTCGAGGGAGGAGAAAATGGAACAGACGCCGCTGTTCCCGGGAAAGGAGAGAAAATCAATATAAAAGATGATGTTTCTGCTTTGAAGAGAGTTGGGTGTTGTTCAAGCTAG
- the LOC115697276 gene encoding uncharacterized protein LOC115697276, with translation MKRKRREILPRTAKKKSLPLIMAEERPDVFDYTSSEEPDTPKMGDLKINEEDWIKSKIILYSSYDVIQKIKNKLTSKQLEMFRKTCFGHFLDVSEFQFSGQIVHHILLREVEQPNVEEMWFDICGAQLRFSIKEFALITGLNCSECPKVNRGETSGNGFLEKYFPSKKVSRELVDRVFDSYDGSNDEDCVKLAQLHLLENMLLAKEKQKLVDLEHVRLLDHPEIFNNYPWGRVCYSYTLGFLQRALENRVSKFRERQRRNPDHHCETYHLAGFPYVLQVWAYESIPQLGKLYAEKTGSNMPRILNWGDTYQPNWKRIQKSVFARDKVEVVVLNPTKLEKKADYMKIGKAVTIRTPDKGYLTTASHVKAVVPRSEYENRIEYRPQRGSSADQFDIKQEFSSFRDEMREVMISLKEEIGEINYKLTSLDVDRVEMGKKLTNVVNALYDIESELKSGESRFEIHHKSRKTPISNKDKGVHEVVEEEEGGNNGNNDDNNTAKENGGEMVLFFDQPIKIGVRDIQSNSVDDSMPDNRRSNNGDAAAEMPKETNNDEMVQQVENVEEQSLDKTEDHQSQQGHKEKGLCETNPSPVNSSVKVPEKQNENPPIAKGREQH, from the exons ATGAAGAGAAAACGCCGGGAAATCCTCCCGAGGACGGCCAAGAAGAAGTCTCTTCCATTGATAATGGCTGAGGAAAGGCCTGATGTCTTTGACTACACAAGTAGTGAAGAACCAGACACACCCAAA ATGGGGGATTTAAAGATTAATGAAGAGGATTGGATTAAGTCCAAGATCATTTTGTATTCAAGTTACGACGTGATTCAAAAGATAAAGAATAAGTTAACAAGTAAACAATTGGAGATGTTCAGAAAGACCTGTTTCGGGCACTTCTTGGATGTGAGTGAGTTCCAATTCTCTGGTCAAATCGTTCATCACATTCTCTTGAGGGAAGTAGAACAACCGAACGTAGAAGAAATGTGGTTTGATATCTGTGGAGCGCAACTTAGATTTTCTATAAAAGAGTTTGCTTTGATAACTGGTTTGAATTGTTCTGAATGTCCAAAGGTAAATAGAGGCGAAACCTCTGGGAACGGGTTTCTTGAAAAGTATTTTCCGAGCAAAAAAGTTAGTAGGGAACTTGTGGATAGAGTGTTTGATAGTTACGATGGAAGTAATGATGAGGATTGTGTGAAGCTAGCTCAATTGCATCTATTGGAGAATATGTTGTTGGCCAAGGAAAAGCAGAAATTAGTAGATCTTGAACATGTCAGGCTACTCGATCATCCTGAAATCTTTAACAACTACCCTTGGGGTAGAGTTTGCTACTCTTATACACTTGGGTTTCTTCAAAGGGCTTTGGAAAATAGAGTTTCCAAGTTTAGGGAGAGGCAAAGGAGGAATCCTGATCACCATTGTGAAACTTATCATTTAGCTGGATTTCCTTATGTCCTTCAAGTATGGGCATATGAAAGTATACCACAACTCGGGAAATTATATGCTGAGAAAACCGGTTCCAACATGCCTCGGATTCTAAACTGGGGAGACACTTATCAGCCAAATTGGAAGAGGATACAGAAATCAGTATTTGCTCGAGATAAG GTAGAAGTTGTTGTTTTGAATCCCACAAAGCTTGAAAAAAAGGCTGATTACATGAAAATCGGTAAAGCAGTTACGATAAGAACACCAGATAAAGGTTACCTAACAACAGCTTCTCATGTTAAAGCTGTAGTTCCTCGTTCTGAGTATGAGAACCGTATAGAGTATCGCCCTCAACGAGGAAGTTCGGCTGATCAATTT GACATAAAGCAGGAATTTTCGTCTTTCAGAGATGAAATGAGAGAAGTTATGATTTCCCTCAAGGAAGAAATTGGTGAGATAAATTACAAACTTACTAGCCTTGATGTTGATCGGGTTGAGATGGGAAAAAAGCTCACGAATGTTGTTAATGCCTTGTATGATATCGAATCTGAGTTAAAAAGTGGTGAAAGTAGGTTTGAAATTCATCACAAAAGCAGGAAAACCCCGATATCGAATAAGGATAAAGGAGTTCATGAAgtagtagaagaagaagaaggaggcaACAATGGTAATAATGATGACAACAACACTGCAAAAGAAAATGGAGGCGAAATGGTGTTGTTTTTTGACCAACCGATTAAAATTGGTGTAAGAGATATTCAATCGAATTCTGTAGATGACAGCATGCCAGATAATCGAAGGAGTAACAATGGCGATGCTGCAGCCGAAATGCCTAAAGAAACAAACAATGATGAGATGGTACAACAAGTAGAAAACGTAGAAGAACAATCGTTGGATAAAACAGAAGATCATCAATCTCAACAAGGACATAAAGAGAAGGGACTTTGTGAAACAAATCCATCACCGGTTAATTCATCAGTAAAGGTTCCCGAGAAGCAAAATGAGAACCCTCCAATAGCCAAGGGAAGAGAACAACATTAA